Proteins encoded in a region of the Nicotiana tomentosiformis chromosome 9, ASM39032v3, whole genome shotgun sequence genome:
- the LOC104105924 gene encoding UDP-glycosyltransferase 75C1-like — MENLKNDCHVLIAIFPGQGHINPSFQFSKKLINLGVKVTLSCSLTAFNRIKNLPKIEGLTFAPFSDGYDGNFKGSFDDYHLLNSAIKTHGSEFIANLIKSNAENGCPFTRVIYTILMDWAGSVAKKFNIPSTLFWIQPATVFDIYYYRFTNFANYFKNFDSQDQIIELPGLPSLSSSEFPSFVFDDVKSNDWAVESIKRQIEILNSEENPRILVNTFDALELNALRVLKNVTMVGIGPSIPSSFLDEKDRKDNFFTADMIENENNYMEWLDARANESVIYIAFGSYAEISSQWMEEISQGLLKCGKPFLWVIRETLNGEKPEEKLTCKDELAKTGIIVRWCSQMEVLKHPSVGCFLTHCGWNSTLESLASGVPIVACPIWNDQVCNAKLIQDVWKIGVRVNTNEEGTVKRDEFRRCIEIVTGNNEEGVELRKNVQKWKDLAKEAMKENCSSNVNLKAYVNEFLLGHC; from the coding sequence ATGGAAAACTTGAAGAATGATTGCCATGTTCTTATTGCAATATTTCCTGGCCAAGGTCACATTAATCCATCCTTTCAAttttccaaaaaattaatcaacttAGGTGTGAAAGTCACCTTATCTTGTAGCCTAACAGCTTTCAATCGcattaaaaatctcccaaaaatagAAGGATTAACCTTTGCTCCTTTCTCTGATGGCTATGATGGAAATTTCAAAGGTTCATTTGATGATTACCATTTGCTCAATTCTGCAATAAAAACTCATGGTTCAGAATTTATTGCCAATTTAATCAAATCCAATGCAGAAAATGGTTGCCCCTTTACACGTGTTATTTACACTATTCTTATGGATTGGGCTGGTTCAGTTGCCAAAAAATTTAATATCCCCTCTACATTATTTTGGATACAACCAGCTACAGTTtttgatatttattattatcggTTTACTAATTTTGCTAATTATTTCAAGAATTTTGATTCTCAGGATCAAATTATTGAGCTTCCAGGTTTGCCTTCACTTAGTTCAAGTGAATTTCCTTCATTTGTGTTTGATGATGTGAAGTCTAATGATTGGGCAGTTGAGTCAATTAAAAGGCAAATTGAGATATTAAATAGTGAAGAAAATCCAAGAATACTTGTGAATACTTTTGATGCATTGGAACTTAATGCTTTGAGGGTTTTGAAAAATGTAACAATGGTTGGAATTGGGCCTTCAATTCCTTCATCTTTTCTTGATGAGAAAGATCGAAAAGATAATTTTTTCACGGCTGATATGATCGAAAATGAAAATAATTACATGGAGTGGTTGGATGCAAGGGCGAATGAATCAGTTATTTACATAGCTTTTGGTAGCTATGCTGAGATATCAAGTCAATGGATGGAAGAGATTAGTCAAGGATTGTTGAAATGTGGAAAGCCATTTTTGTGGGTGATTAGAGAAACCCTAAATGGGGAAAAACCCGAGGAAAAGTTGACTTGTAAAGATGAATTGGCAAAGACAGGGATAATAGTGCGTTGGTGCTCGCAAATGGAAGTCCTGAAACATCCGTCTGTAGGTTGTTTCTTGACTCATTGCGGATGGAATTCGACTTTAGAGAGCTTAGCTTCTGGTGTGCCAATCGTGGCATGCCCAATTTGGAATGATCAAGTTTGCAACGCGAAGCTTATTCAAGATGTTTGGAAGATTGGTGTGAGAGTTAATACTAATGAAGAAGGTACCGTTAAAAGAGACGAGTTTCGGAGGTGTATTGAGATCGTAACGGGAAATAACGAGGAAGGTGTGGAATTGAGAAAGAATGTCCAGAAATGGAAGGATTTGGCTAAGGAAGCTATGAAGGAAAACTGTTCATCTAATGTAAATCTTAAGGCTTATGTTAATGAGTTTTTACTAGGTCATTGTTAA
- the LOC104105925 gene encoding UDP-glycosyltransferase 75C1-like: MQTILLEIKILSYTKTNMENLKNECHVLLVTFPGQGHINPSLQFSKRLVNLGVKVTFSTSLTAFNRINNLPTIEGLTFAPFSDGYDGKFKGSVDELHSFYSSLISHGSEFVTRLVTFRTAEGRPFTRIIYTTLMAWVGLVAKNINVPSTLFWIQPATVFDIYYYCFTDYNNNIPSIFLQVGSNYVDYFKNCSQDQVVELPGLPQLSRRDFPSFVFIDVNSSYGWGVKSIIDQIELLNNEENPRILVNTFDALEPNALRVLKNLTMVGIGPSIPSAFLDGKDPSDNSFGADLRRSSENYMEWLDTRTKESVIYIAFGSYSEISSQLMEEIAQGLVKCGRPFLWVIREGKEGENLGGKLSCKEELEKKGKIVSWCSQVEVLQHPSLGCFLTHCGWNSTLESLSSGIPVVACPLWTDQGCNAKLIQDVWKTGVRVNANEEGLVERDEFKRCIEIVMEGEKREELRGNAKKWKDLAKEAMNENGSSNVNLKAYVNEILLGHC, translated from the coding sequence ATGCAAACAATTCTACTAGAAATTAAAATTCTATCTTACACCAAAACAAATAtggaaaatttgaagaatgaatgcCATGTTCTTCTTGTAACATTTCCAGGACAAGGTCATATAAATCCATCTCTTCAATTTTCTAAACGTTTAGTTAACTTAGGAGTGAAAGTCACTTTTTCCACAAGCCTAACAGCTTTCAATCGCATAAACAATCTCCCAACTATAGAAGGATTAACCTTTGCTCCTTTCTCTGATGGCTATGATGGAAAATTTAAAGGATCAGTAGATGAGTTGCATTCATTTTATTCTTCTTTGATTAGTCACGGATCCGAATTCGTGACCAGACTCGTTACATTCAGGACGGCCGAGGGCCGCCCTTTCACGCGTATTATTTACACGACCCTTATGGCTTGGGTAGGTTTAGTGGCCAAGAACATTAATGTCCCGTCCACACTTTTTTGGATCCAACCAGCTACAGTTTtcgatatttattattattgtttcaccgattataataacaacatacccagtatatttTTACAAGTGGGATCTAATTATGTTGATTATTTCAAGAATTGTTCTCAAGATCAAGTTGTAGAGCTTCCAGGATTGCCTCAGCTTAGTCGTCGCGATTTTCCTTCGTTTGTGTTCATTGACGTGAATTCTAGTTATGGTTGGGGAGTTAAATCTATCATAGATCAAATTGAGCTATTGAATAATGAAGAAAATCCAAGAATACTTGTGAATACTTTTGATGCTTTGGAACCTAATGCTTTGAGGGTTTTGAAAAATTTAACAATGGTTGGAATTGGCCCTTCAATTCCTTCGGCTTTTCTTGATGGAAAAGATCCGTCTGATAATTCATTTGGAGCTGATTTGAGACGAAGTTCGGAAAATTACATGGAGTGGTTGGATACAAGGACTAAAGAGTCAGTTATTTACATAGCATTTGGTAGCTATTCTGAGATATCAAGTCAATTGATGGAAGAAATAGCTCAAGGATTAGTAAAATGTGGAAGACCATTTTTGTGGGTGATTAGGGAAGGAAAAGAAGGGGAAAATCTAGGGGGGAAATTGAGTTGTAAAGAGGAATTGGAAAAGAAGGGGAAAATAGTGTCTTGGTGTTCACAAGTGGAAGTTTTACAACACCCTTCTTTGGGTTGTTTCTTGACACATTGTGGATGGAATTCGACTTTAGAAAGCTTATCTTCTGGAATCCCAGTCGTGGCATGTCCGTTGTGGACAGATCAAGGTTGTAACGCTAAGCTCATTCAAGATGTTTGGAAGACTGGCGTCAGAGTGAATGCCAATGAAGAAGGTCTCGTCGAAAGAGATGAGTTTAAGCGGTGTATAGAAATCGTGATGGAAGGAGAGAAAAGGGAGGAGCTTAGAGGGAATGCCAAGAAATGGAAGGATTTAGCTAAGGAAGCTATGAATGAAAATGGTTCATCTAATGTAAATCTCAAGGCTTATGTTAATGAGATTTTACTCGGTCAttgttaa